In Ochrobactrum vermis, the following proteins share a genomic window:
- a CDS encoding GNAT family N-acetyltransferase — MMDTHAIARDKIVVRALEKGDLHRYRAIRLSALQRAPMAFGSSFDEENAYSDSLFARRLEQVNGNVVFGAFDGENLLGTAGMFRHDRKSERHRGTLWGVYVAPEARGLELGKALVSKVIDHAASQVVVLDAKVVATNDAAKRVYYALGFKTYGVEPKSLSVQGQYLDQELIYIDFTDPVWKDKLG; from the coding sequence ATGATGGATACTCACGCAATCGCCCGCGACAAGATCGTGGTGCGTGCGCTCGAAAAGGGCGACCTGCATCGCTATCGGGCCATAAGATTAAGCGCTTTGCAGCGTGCGCCAATGGCATTCGGTTCGAGTTTCGACGAAGAAAACGCCTATTCGGACAGCCTGTTTGCACGTCGTCTGGAGCAGGTGAACGGCAATGTGGTTTTCGGCGCCTTCGATGGTGAAAACCTGTTGGGAACGGCAGGCATGTTCCGTCACGATCGCAAGTCGGAGCGCCATCGCGGCACGCTCTGGGGTGTCTATGTGGCTCCCGAAGCGCGTGGGCTGGAGCTGGGCAAGGCTCTTGTCAGCAAGGTCATCGATCATGCTGCAAGCCAGGTCGTCGTTCTGGATGCCAAGGTGGTGGCCACCAACGATGCCGCCAAACGCGTCTATTATGCGCTCGGTTTCAAGACTTACGGTGTCGAACCCAAGTCACTTTCCGTGCAGGGTCAGTATCTGGATCAGGAGTTGATCTATATCGATTTCACTGATCCGGTCTGGAAAGACAAACTCGGGTGA
- the obgE gene encoding GTPase ObgE, whose product MKFLDQAKIYICSGNGGAGAVSFRREKFLEFGGPDGGDGGRGGDVWVEAVNGLNTLIDYRYQQHFRAKTGMHGMGRNMTGGKGDDVVLKVPVGTQIFEEDDETLICDITEIGQRYRLAKGGNGGFGNLHFTTSTNRAPRRANPGQDGIERTIRLRLKLIADAGLVGLPNAGKSTFLASVTAAKPKIADYPFTTLHPNLGVARVDGREFVIADIPGLIEGASEGIGLGDRFLGHVERTRVLLHLVSAQEEDVAKAYKVIRGELEAYEHGLAEKPEIVALSQIDTLDPEARKAKIKALKKACGREPLLLSAVSHEGLNDALRQLASVIDRSRAAEAGTAEAEE is encoded by the coding sequence ATGAAGTTTCTCGATCAGGCAAAGATCTATATCTGCTCCGGCAATGGCGGGGCGGGGGCGGTTTCGTTCCGCCGCGAGAAATTTCTCGAATTCGGCGGGCCCGACGGCGGCGACGGCGGACGCGGCGGCGATGTGTGGGTGGAGGCTGTAAACGGTCTCAACACGCTGATCGATTATCGCTATCAGCAGCATTTCCGGGCCAAGACCGGTATGCACGGCATGGGCCGCAACATGACCGGCGGCAAGGGCGATGACGTTGTTCTCAAAGTACCCGTCGGCACGCAGATTTTCGAGGAAGACGACGAAACGCTGATCTGCGACATCACCGAAATCGGCCAGCGCTACCGGCTCGCTAAGGGCGGCAATGGCGGCTTCGGCAATCTGCATTTCACGACCTCGACCAATCGCGCGCCGCGCCGCGCCAATCCCGGGCAGGACGGTATCGAGCGCACGATCAGGCTGCGCCTGAAGCTGATTGCCGATGCCGGTCTGGTCGGTCTGCCCAATGCCGGAAAATCCACCTTCCTTGCAAGTGTGACAGCAGCCAAGCCGAAGATTGCCGACTATCCATTTACCACACTGCATCCCAATCTGGGCGTTGCGCGTGTGGATGGCCGCGAATTCGTCATCGCCGATATTCCTGGCCTGATCGAAGGCGCCAGCGAAGGCATCGGTCTTGGCGACCGTTTCCTCGGTCATGTCGAGCGCACGCGCGTTCTGCTGCATCTGGTTTCCGCGCAGGAAGAGGACGTGGCGAAGGCTTACAAGGTCATTCGCGGTGAACTCGAAGCATACGAACACGGGCTTGCCGAAAAGCCGGAAATTGTTGCCTTGTCGCAGATCGATACGCTCGATCCCGAAGCACGCAAGGCGAAGATCAAGGCGCTGAAAAAAGCATGCGGGCGTGAGCCGCTGCTGCTTTCGGCGGTGAGCCATGAAGGTCTCAACGATGCGTTGCGCCAGCTCGCAAGCGTCATCGATCGAAGCCGCGCCGCAGAGGCGGGTACGGCAGAAGCCGAAGAGTAA